A segment of the Lentimicrobiaceae bacterium genome:
CTTATTGAAATAGAAACCGACAAACAAAAGAAATAGCAGATCTATTTTCTTTTCTTTTTCTTTTTGCTTAGTTCAAATTCTTCAATTTGCTTTGTCAAAGTTTTCCAATCAGCGCTACTTTCTTCCGAATAGCTTATTGTATCCGAATAATCTATTGATTTTATGGGCATTAGCTCAATTTCTTCACCAATATAGTCCTGTATGTTTTGCAATTGTTTCATCTCGTTTTTGTCGCAAAAACTATATGCAAAACCTTTTTGTCGGTATCTGCCAGTACGTCCAATACGGTGTACGTAAGTTTCCCCAATTTCAGGCATATCATAATTAACAACAACAGCCACATCGGGAATATCAATGCCACGCGAGCTTACATCAGTTGCTATCAGAACTAATAAATCTCCTTTTATAAAATCGTTAAGTACGTCTAATCTGTCGCTTTGTTCTTTGCTGCCGTGAATTACTCCGCTGACTATACCCACTCTATCTAAAAACTTTTTTACTCTTTCGGCTCTAACTTTTGTGCGAACAAATACAAGTACTTTTTCGTTGTGATGTTCTTTTATCAAACGCTCTAAAAAGAAGCGTTTGTCGTCCATTTTAACCTTAAGCAATAAGTGTTTAATGTTTCTTGAAATGGGATTTTTGGGCGAAATTTGTATTCGTATTGGATTTCTGACAACAGAATATGCCAAACGTTTAATTTCCTTATTGATAGTTGCAGAAAAAAACAATGTTTGATGCGGTGGTAATTTTTTCACCAACTGATTAATATCATCAAGAAAGCCAAAACGTAACATTTGTTCGGCTTCATCTATGATAAGTGTATCAACATTATCAAAATTAATATATCCCTGACTGTACAAATCGAACATTCGTCCTGGCGTTGCAATAAGTATATCGCAGCCTTTGACTAATTTCTTAATTTGTGGCTCCTGCTCTACTCCACCAATAATAAAAACAGATTTAACAAAGGTATGTTTTTCAATATTATTAAAAAAGTTACCCAACTGAACAACAAGCTCCCTGGTTGGAGCCAATACAACGCATCTTATACCTTTACTACTTTTATTTGATTTGCTTTGATGTATTTTTTGAATTACAGGTATGGCAAAAGCCGCAGTTTTACCCGTTCCGGTTTGAGCTATCGCAAGCACATCTTGTCCTTGAAGTATTGGAGCAATACTTTTAAATTGAATATCTGTAGGGCGTCTATATCCCATTTCGGCAATATTGCGTTGCAATTCGGGACAAAATTGATATTGAGAAAATTTCATAAAAATTAAGATGCTTTTTCTATTACATAAAACAAAATACTTTCTATTATTGATACTATTATTGAAAACAGAATTGCTACCCAAATGCTACTGACAGAGAAACCTGCAATAAAATAGTCGGTTACTAAAACCAATATTCCGTTTATCACAAACAAAAACAAGCCTAGGGTGAGTAGAGATAAAGGCAAAGTAATAAGTACCAATAGCGGACGCAGAAATGCTTTTGAAATTGCAAATATTACTGCTACCAAAATAGCAACTTTAAAGTTTTGCAGCATAACTCCGTGATTGTTCAATAGATAACTGGCAAAAAATATAGCCAAAGTGCTTACTATAAGTCTAATAATTAGTTTCATGACTGCAAAGGTAAGAAATTCAGGATATAATAAATTATAACAAAAAAAAGCGGCGAATAAAATCCGCCGCTAAAAAAACTAATAATTTATTATTAACTAAAATCTAAACCCTGTCCACGAGAAAACAGAAGTGTTAGCACCGGTATTACCGGCTTCGATAATAATATTACTATTTTCACCTTCAATGTTAATTTCTTTTCCGGTAACCGGATTAACTAAGCTGTTTGTAACGTTAATTTTTGTGTCAGCTGTAGCATTTCCTTTTTTATCTTTAAGGTCGATAAGGTCTTTTACAATACCGGTTCCTTTAACAAGAGCATTGGTAATGGTAGCAGTAGCACCACGACGAACTTTAATAGCATCGTGCATGTATACGTCAGCACCTGTTGAGCGAATGTCTATAGTCATGTCAACAATTTTAAAGTTCGATTGGTTGTAGTGGTCGGTACCAACACCATCAAGGTTTCCGTCAGCTTCAACACCTCTTGGGTCTTCTTCAGTGCTTAAATAATCAGCTGTCCAAATTCCGTAGCAGTTTTTAAGTGTACCTGTATAACCTTGTGTAAAGTCAAACATGTCATCGTCTGGGTCAACTGCAAGTAAGTTGGTAACATTTACTGAACCGCCAAAAAATTCTATAGCGTCGTCCATACCACCTTCAATGTAAATGTTTTCGATTATAGTACCTGCACCAACACCATTTAGTGTAAGTCCGTTGTGTTCGGTATCACCGTCAAGGTTAGCACCGGTATAAAGAAGTTTTAAGTATTTAATAACTCCCGAATTGTCGTTAACGTCGTTTCCACCGTACAAAAGATCGGTATCAACTTCGGTTGTACCAACGTTATCGGAAATGTTAGGTCCTGATATTGGAGCTCTACCGTTTACAATTAAACCACCCCAAGCACCAGGTTGTTCAAGTTCAGCTGTCATAACAACAGGTTTTTCAGCTGTTCCGTTAACAAAGATTTTACCGCCTTGTTCAACTATAATGTAGTTGTAGAAAGCAGCATTGGTTCCTTGAATGTTTTTACCTTTAATAACAGTTCCTGCAGGAATTGTAAGTTTAGCACCGTCTTTAACTCTTAAAGTACCGGATAGAAAATAGGTTGTGTTTGCATCAAGCACAATGTCGTCGCCCGAAGGAATATCTCCTTTAAAGTTATCGGCAACTACTTCAAATTTGTTTTTGTGTTCATCTTCTTTAGGATCGCCACAAGAAGTTAAACCTAATGTTGCTACAGCTAGTAGCACGAGACTGATTTTTAAAATAATTTTGTTCATTTTGTTAATTTTTTAGAGATTTGTTTATTAATTAATTGATTGATTTTTAATTTGTTGATTTTAATTTGTTATAATTTATACGATAATCCCAATGAAAAACTGATACCTTTTTTGTACGATGAAAGTTCTACAGCTTCATTGGTTATATTTGTTTTTCTATATAATTGAAATTCAGGATTTAACAAGTTTTTAGCTTTTAAATTTATTGAGAAATTATCTGATAAAGCTATAGATGAAATGAAATCAAGGGTTGCTATACTTTTTTCCATAATGTCCTGATAGCCTTCTGTTCCAATTGTGTGAACTCTATCGCTGATATAGTTAAAGACTAAAGTATTGATGAAATTACCCTTTTCCGTATAAATTTGATGCGAAATATCAAAATTAACAATAATAGGAGCTGCACCTTCCAATGGCGAACCTGTGGTAACCGTTGGGTTTGGAACATCATAATCGCGTGATACTTTTGCATTAGTATAAATATACGAAGCGTTCAAACCTGCACTTAATCTGTTAAGGCGGCTATTAGTGGTAAATGTAAAGATGTTTTTACGCATTTCAAATTCAACACCGGCAACGGCTGCATATTTGGCAATATTTCTGTACGAAAGCAATCCTGCAGCGCTACCAACCGAAATTCGAGATATAGGACGAGTTATGTATTTGTAAAAAGTAGTTACCGAAATCAACTCCGATAAGGTTGGATAAAACTCCCATTTTAAGTCTGCATTGTAGTTGTCCGACGGTTTCAACTTATCGTATCCCATACTCTCAAAGTTGATATTTATATATTTGAAAGGAGAGATTTCTTTTGCTTGTGGCAATGTATAAGTCTTACTTAAACTCAAACGTAACGAGTTTCTGCTATCGACTGTGTATTTTAAGTTAAGACTTGGTAAAATGTAGTTTTTAACTATTTTATCAGGCTTAACATCGACACCTATTCCACTTAAGTCGTAAATAATAGACATATCAACCATATCGAATTTAACACCTGCATTAACATGAAATTTTCTTGCAAACTGATATGTACTTTCAATATAAGTTGAGTGTAATAGTTTTTTTACTGAGTAATCTTTAGAAGATATTTCGTGCATAAATCTGCCGGCATCATACCCTTCTTGATTATAAAAATCATCTAAAGAAAAGTCGTCAATATTGTAAACAGGGGACTGTCCGGGGCGTGGAGCAATGTTGTATTCAACTGCTTCAAAACCGTCTTTAACAATTCTTCCAATGTAGCCTACCTTTACGTACGAAGCATTGTCAAAATTGTCGTTAATTTTATATTTAAGAGATGTCTGGACATTGTAATCATTTTCTTTTAGAGTTGAAAAATAGCGTATATTGTTTTTATCTAACAACAAAACGTAATCTTTTGTACTGCCTGGAATCCTTTTAAATCCGTTTACACGTCTGTCGGGTTCCAATCCTGTAATATTATTGTACGAAAATCCTAAATCAAACTGAAATTTCTGACTTAATTGCCAACTGCTTATCAGTTGATTGATAAAAAGGCGGTTATCGTTTGATTGCTGACGTCTGAAAAAGCCATCGGTATCGTCTATACGTTCAAAAATTCCAATATAATCACTGACGTATTGATTATTTGTATGTACAAACATGAAATTATATATCAATTTATGTTTGTTGTTCATATTATATACAAGGTTAGCCAAGCCTAACTGACTTGTTTTTGCAGTAGATTTTTCACCTACAATATCCTGAACCACATGACCTGTTGTGGTTGTATTTTTTGAATATTCTTTTGAATAAAAGTAGTCGTTGCTATTATTAAGAGTGAAAAACACACTTAAATCGTTGTTTTTACCGCTAAACACAAATTTCTTTCCGCCCGAAATTGAAAAACTATTATCAATAATTACCGGTTTTATGGTAGGATTAAGCTTATTGTCGTAGTTGAACGTGTTTATATATGTAGGTTGCGAGTTGTTGGCAAAACCTAAAGCGTTCACTCCGTCGGCTTTTGCAAACTCATTGCCATAAGTTTGAGTGTTTACTCCACCTGATATACTAATATCTAACACTGCATCTTCGGTTAGTTCTTTCGATTGTATGTCAATAATAGCACCTCCTACATCGGAAATAAAGCTGGAAGTAAATACCTTATTAACACCTATATATTGTATAACATCGGTGCTGAAAAAATCTAAGGAAATATTCTTGTATTCAGGATCTTCCGAAGGAATAGGAAAACCGTTTAAAGTTGTTGCATTGTACCTATCGCCCAAACCT
Coding sequences within it:
- a CDS encoding DEAD/DEAH box helicase — protein: MKFSQYQFCPELQRNIAEMGYRRPTDIQFKSIAPILQGQDVLAIAQTGTGKTAAFAIPVIQKIHQSKSNKSSKGIRCVVLAPTRELVVQLGNFFNNIEKHTFVKSVFIIGGVEQEPQIKKLVKGCDILIATPGRMFDLYSQGYINFDNVDTLIIDEAEQMLRFGFLDDINQLVKKLPPHQTLFFSATINKEIKRLAYSVVRNPIRIQISPKNPISRNIKHLLLKVKMDDKRFFLERLIKEHHNEKVLVFVRTKVRAERVKKFLDRVGIVSGVIHGSKEQSDRLDVLNDFIKGDLLVLIATDVSSRGIDIPDVAVVVNYDMPEIGETYVHRIGRTGRYRQKGFAYSFCDKNEMKQLQNIQDYIGEEIELMPIKSIDYSDTISYSEESSADWKTLTKQIEEFELSKKKKKRK
- a CDS encoding phage holin family protein, translating into MKLIIRLIVSTLAIFFASYLLNNHGVMLQNFKVAILVAVIFAISKAFLRPLLVLITLPLSLLTLGLFLFVINGILVLVTDYFIAGFSVSSIWVAILFSIIVSIIESILFYVIEKAS
- a CDS encoding carboxypeptidase-like regulatory domain-containing protein translates to MTGKIKIALTLLLLFLSVSILKSQTGILKGKITNFDTNEPLIGASVSIEGTTIGTIADLNGDFILKNIPAGNYSFRAGFVSYEPVVVQIEIKDKQVVEHDFQLIEMQFELESVQVTAKASRENENVLLAEQKQAVLQTQTIGAKELSRKGVGDAKDAIAKVSGISKQEGVKNVFVRGLGDRYNATTLNGFPIPSEDPEYKNISLDFFSTDVIQYIGVNKVFTSSFISDVGGAIIDIQSKELTEDAVLDISISGGVNTQTYGNEFAKADGVNALGFANNSQPTYINTFNYDNKLNPTIKPVIIDNSFSISGGKKFVFSGKNNDLSVFFTLNNSNDYFYSKEYSKNTTTTGHVVQDIVGEKSTAKTSQLGLANLVYNMNNKHKLIYNFMFVHTNNQYVSDYIGIFERIDDTDGFFRRQQSNDNRLFINQLISSWQLSQKFQFDLGFSYNNITGLEPDRRVNGFKRIPGSTKDYVLLLDKNNIRYFSTLKENDYNVQTSLKYKINDNFDNASYVKVGYIGRIVKDGFEAVEYNIAPRPGQSPVYNIDDFSLDDFYNQEGYDAGRFMHEISSKDYSVKKLLHSTYIESTYQFARKFHVNAGVKFDMVDMSIIYDLSGIGVDVKPDKIVKNYILPSLNLKYTVDSRNSLRLSLSKTYTLPQAKEISPFKYININFESMGYDKLKPSDNYNADLKWEFYPTLSELISVTTFYKYITRPISRISVGSAAGLLSYRNIAKYAAVAGVEFEMRKNIFTFTTNSRLNRLSAGLNASYIYTNAKVSRDYDVPNPTVTTGSPLEGAAPIIVNFDISHQIYTEKGNFINTLVFNYISDRVHTIGTEGYQDIMEKSIATLDFISSIALSDNFSINLKAKNLLNPEFQLYRKTNITNEAVELSSYKKGISFSLGLSYKL